A genomic segment from Candidatus Micrarchaeia archaeon encodes:
- a CDS encoding permease yields MIQEFADWLTYSIFGLAKETQIGAAVNFFVYDSIKVTLLLAIIVFFVGIARTFITPEKVKKLLGGRREGTGNVLAALLGIPTPFCSCSAVPLFIGFVEAGVPLGVTFSFLIASPLINEVAATMLLAMFGWEIAALYVISGLVIAIAAGVAIGRLKLENEVEDFVYKIKAKKTAENKMEWKQRVEFGISESKNITLKVLPYVALGIAIGGLIHGYAPADFLASIAGKNNPLAVPMAVLIGIPLYSNAAGMVPIVGVLISKGMATGTALAFMMSVIGLSLPEMIILRKVLKPKLLAVFALVLFVSFTITGYVFNAALG; encoded by the coding sequence ATGATTCAGGAATTCGCGGATTGGCTCACCTATTCAATATTCGGCTTGGCTAAGGAAACCCAAATTGGCGCAGCGGTAAATTTCTTCGTATACGATTCCATTAAGGTAACCCTTCTCTTGGCCATCATTGTTTTCTTTGTGGGCATAGCGCGCACCTTCATCACTCCTGAAAAGGTGAAGAAGTTGCTCGGAGGCAGACGCGAGGGGACGGGGAATGTGCTTGCCGCGCTTTTGGGGATTCCCACGCCGTTTTGCTCGTGCTCCGCGGTGCCTTTGTTCATAGGGTTCGTGGAGGCCGGGGTGCCCCTCGGGGTGACGTTCTCTTTCCTGATAGCTTCGCCTTTGATAAACGAGGTTGCAGCGACCATGCTGCTCGCGATGTTCGGCTGGGAAATTGCCGCGCTTTACGTGATAAGCGGATTGGTGATAGCGATAGCTGCTGGAGTGGCGATAGGGCGGCTCAAGCTCGAAAATGAAGTCGAGGATTTTGTTTACAAAATAAAGGCGAAAAAGACGGCTGAAAACAAAATGGAATGGAAACAGCGGGTTGAATTCGGGATTTCTGAATCAAAGAATATAACGCTCAAGGTACTGCCCTACGTGGCATTGGGCATCGCGATAGGCGGATTGATACACGGGTATGCGCCTGCGGATTTCCTCGCATCGATAGCAGGGAAAAACAATCCGCTTGCGGTTCCGATGGCAGTGCTGATTGGCATACCGCTTTATTCCAATGCGGCCGGGATGGTTCCCATAGTGGGGGTGCTTATCTCCAAAGGAATGGCCACCGGAACTGCGCTCGCGTTCATGATGAGCGTAATCGGGCTCTCGCTTCCGGAGATGATAATACTCAGGAAGGTGCTTAAGCCGAAGCTCCTCGCGGTATTCGCGCTGGTGCTGTTCGTTTCTTTCACCATAACCGGATACGTGTTCAACGCGGCCCTGGGCTGA
- a CDS encoding thioredoxin family protein, with protein MKIKVLGSGCANCKKLEANVKKACEQLGISADVEKVQDYGKIAAYGVMSTPALVVDDEVRVYGRVPEVEEIKRILGAV; from the coding sequence ATGAAAATAAAGGTTCTTGGGAGCGGCTGTGCGAACTGCAAAAAACTCGAGGCGAACGTGAAAAAGGCGTGCGAACAGCTCGGGATAAGCGCGGATGTCGAAAAGGTCCAGGATTACGGGAAAATAGCCGCGTATGGCGTGATGTCCACACCGGCGCTGGTTGTTGATGACGAAGTCAGGGTTTACGGAAGGGTTCCTGAAGTTGAGGAGATAAAGAGGATTCTGGGGGCGGTTTGA
- a CDS encoding metalloregulator ArsR/SmtB family transcription factor: protein MEAKIIRAVADETRLKLLEKISKREICACELPKFVGTSQPAVSQHLKVLLEAKLVRVKRAGVKRLYSVSEKGMRVLRDISRW from the coding sequence ATGGAGGCAAAAATCATCAGGGCCGTCGCTGACGAAACCCGCCTCAAATTGCTCGAAAAAATAAGCAAGCGGGAGATATGCGCATGCGAGCTTCCTAAGTTTGTGGGGACGAGCCAGCCTGCGGTCTCCCAGCATTTGAAGGTCCTTCTTGAGGCAAAATTGGTAAGAGTGAAGAGGGCGGGGGTGAAAAGATTATACTCTGTTTCAGAAAAAGGCATGCGGGTGCTCAGGGACATTTCAAGGTGGTAG
- a CDS encoding YdeI/OmpD-associated family protein, with amino-acid sequence MDIGKTLYVKDREAWRAWLSAHYRGEREIWLIYYKKASGKPRIPYNDAVEEALCFGWIDSIVKSIDGERFAQRFSPRRPGSQLSQMNKERIRKLVAEKRMRKEGLAAVSHAYLPDSDHGGFIVPENILKAIRKNPDAWKHFQKLPESYKRIRIAYIQHRRRQGEEAFRRSLTNFIKLTAKNKRFGFVKE; translated from the coding sequence ATGGATATAGGAAAAACGCTTTATGTCAAGGACAGGGAGGCATGGCGCGCCTGGCTCTCCGCGCATTACAGGGGAGAGAGGGAAATCTGGCTGATATACTACAAAAAAGCTTCCGGGAAGCCGCGGATTCCGTACAACGACGCGGTGGAGGAGGCATTGTGCTTCGGGTGGATAGACAGCATCGTAAAAAGCATTGATGGGGAAAGATTCGCCCAGAGGTTTTCCCCGCGAAGGCCGGGAAGCCAGCTCTCCCAGATGAACAAGGAAAGGATACGTAAGCTGGTTGCAGAAAAGAGGATGAGGAAGGAGGGACTTGCTGCGGTGTCGCATGCATACCTTCCGGATTCGGACCACGGAGGTTTCATCGTGCCGGAAAATATCTTAAAGGCAATCAGGAAAAACCCGGATGCGTGGAAGCACTTCCAAAAACTCCCGGAAAGCTACAAGCGGATACGAATCGCTTACATACAGCACCGCAGGCGCCAGGGCGAGGAGGCGTTTCGCAGGAGTTTGACGAATTTCATAAAACTGACTGCGAAAAACAAAAGGTTCGGGTTCGTGAAAGAATGA